The following coding sequences lie in one Acidimicrobiales bacterium genomic window:
- a CDS encoding dienelactone hydrolase family protein, translating into MRDTLPSGTPVDVVRVPEAVRGLVLAPDIMGLRPLFDDLAARLAAEHRWTVVAVEPFPGQETLSLQERMATPLDVDRVMADLTAAADVTACEPVAVLGFCRGGMHAYQAAATGRFDRAVAFYGMIRVPPEWNPGRGEPLEELAKPTACPTLAVVGGRDEYTPPDDIGAVRRLPNVEVVVYPEAGHGFVHDPGRPAHRSDDAADAWQRVAEFLAVPSADVDG; encoded by the coding sequence ATGCGCGACACGCTGCCGAGCGGCACCCCCGTCGACGTCGTACGCGTGCCGGAGGCGGTGCGTGGGCTGGTGCTGGCTCCCGACATCATGGGCCTGCGCCCCCTGTTCGACGACCTGGCCGCCCGCTTGGCCGCCGAGCACCGCTGGACGGTCGTGGCGGTCGAGCCGTTCCCCGGCCAAGAGACGCTGTCGTTGCAGGAGCGCATGGCCACGCCGCTCGACGTCGACCGGGTGATGGCCGACCTCACGGCGGCCGCCGACGTCACCGCCTGTGAGCCGGTGGCCGTGCTCGGGTTCTGCCGGGGCGGCATGCACGCCTATCAGGCGGCGGCCACCGGCCGCTTCGACCGGGCGGTGGCGTTCTACGGGATGATCCGGGTGCCGCCCGAGTGGAACCCAGGCCGGGGCGAGCCGCTGGAGGAGCTGGCCAAGCCGACGGCGTGCCCCACCCTCGCCGTCGTGGGCGGCCGCGACGAGTACACCCCGCCCGACGACATCGGGGCCGTGCGCCGGCTACCGAACGTCGAGGTCGTCGTCTACCCCGAGGCCGGCCACGGATTCGTCCACGACCCCGGGCGCCCCGCTCACCGGAGCGACGATGCCGCCGACGCCTGGCAGCGCGTGGCCGAGTTCCTGGCCGTCCCCAGCGCCGACGTCGACGGCTGA